From a single Callithrix jacchus isolate 240 chromosome 5, calJac240_pri, whole genome shotgun sequence genomic region:
- the SP2 gene encoding transcription factor Sp2 isoform X4 — MAATAAVSPSDYLQPATSNTQDSQPSPLALLAATCSKIGPPAVEAAVTPPAPPQPTPRKLVPIKPAPLPLSPSKNSFGILSSKGNILQIQGSQLSASYPGGQLVFAIQNPTMINKGTRSNSNIQYQAVPQIQASSSQTIQVQPNLTNQIQIIPGTNQAIITPSPSSHKPVPIKPAPIQKSSTTTTPVQSGANVVKLTGGGGNVTLTLPVNNLVNTSDTGAPTQLLTESPPTPLSKTNKKARKKSLPASQPPVAVAEQVETVLIETTADNIIQAGNNLLIVQSPGGGQPAVVQQVQVVPPKAEQQQVVQIPQQALRVVQAASATLPTVPQKPSQNFQIQAAEPTPTQVYIRTPSGEVQTVLVQDSPPASAAATSNTTCSSPASRASHVSGTSKKHSAAILRKERPLPKIAPAGSIISLNAAQLAAAAQAMQTININGVQVQGVPVTITNTGGQQQLTVQNVSGNNLTISGLSPTQIQLQMEQALAGETQPGEKRRRMACTCPNCKDGEKRSGEQGKKKHVCHIPDCGKTFRKTSLLRAHVRLHTGERPFVCNWFFCGKRFTRSDELQRHARTHTGDKRFECAQCQKRFMRSDHLTKHYKTHLVTKNL; from the exons ATGGCTGCTACTGCCGCTGTCAGTCCCAGTGACTACCTGCAGCCTGCCACCTCTAACACCCAG GACTCCCAGCCATCTCCCTTAGCCCTGCTTGCTGCAACATGTAGCAAAATTGGCCCCCCAGCAGTTGAAGCTGCTGTGACACCTCCTGCTCCCCCGCAACCCACACCGCGGAAACTTGTCCCTATCAAACCTGCCCCTCTCCCACTCAGCCCCAGCAAGAATAGCTTTGGAATCTTGTCCTCCAAAGGAAATATACTTCAGATTCAAGGGTCACAACTGAGCGCCTCCTATCCTGGAGGGCAGCTGGTGTTCGCTATCCAGAATCCCACCATGATCAACAAAGGGACCCGATCAAATTCCAATATCCAGTACCAGGCTGTCCCTCAGATTCAGGCAAGCAGTTCCCAAACCATCCAAGTGCAGCCCAATCTCACCAACCAGATCCAGATCATCCCTGGCACCAACCAAGCCATCATCACCCCCTCACCGTCCAGTCACAAGCCTGTACCCATCAAGCCAGCCCCCATCCAGAAGTCGAGTACGACCACCACCCCAGTGCAGAGCGGGGCCAATGTGGTGAAGTTGACAGGTGGAGGCGGCAACGTGACGCTCACTCTGCCCGTCAACAACCTCGTGAACACCAGTGACACTGGGGCGCCCACTCAGCTCCTCACTGAAAGCCCCCCAACCCCGCTGTCTAAGACTAACAAGAAAGCAAGGAAGAAGAGCCTTCCTGCATCCCAGCCCCCTGTGGCTGTGGCTGAGCAGGTGGAGACAGTGCTGATTGAGACTACCGCTGACAACATCATCCAGGCAGGAAACAACCTGCTCATTGTTCAGAGCCCTGGTGGGGGCCAGCCAGCTGTGGTCCAGCAGGTCCAGGTGGTACCCCCCAAGGCTGAGCAGCAGCAGGTGGTGCAGATCCCCCAGCAGGCTCTGCGGGTGGTACAGGCGGCATCTGCCaccctccccactgtcccccaGAAGCCCTCCCAGAACTTTCAGATCCAGGCAGCTGAGCCAACACCTACTCAG GTCTACATCCGTACGCCTTCTGGTGAGGTGCAGACAGTCCTTGTCCAGGACAGCCCCCCAGCATCAGCTGCGGCAACCTCTAACACCACCTGTAGCAGTCCTGCATCCCGTGCTTCCCATGTCAGTGGGACCAGCAAAAAGCACTCAGCTGCAATTCTCCGAAAAGAACGTCCCCTGCCAAAGATTGCCCCCGCTGGGAGCATCATCAGCCTGAATGCAGCCCAGTTGGCAGCAGCTGCCCAGGCAATGCAGACCATCAACATTAACGGTGTCCAGGTCCAGGGCGTGCCTGTCACTATCACCAACACAGGCG GGCAGCAGCAGCTGACAGTGCAGAATGTTTCTGGAAACAACCTGACCATCAGTGGGCTGAGCCCCACCCAGATCCAGCTGCAAATGGAACAAGCCCTGGCCGGAGAGACCCAGCCCGGGGAAAAGCGGCGCCGCATGGCCTGCACGTGTCCCAACTGCAAGGATGGGGAGAAGAG GTCTGGAGAGCAGGGCAAGAAGAAGCATGTGTGCCATATCCCCGACTGTGGCAAGACGTTCCGTAAGACATCCTTGCTGCGTGCCCACGTGCGCCTGCACACTGGTGAGCGGCCCTTTGTCTGCAACTGGTTCTTCTGTGGGAAGAGGTTCACACGGAGTGACGAGCTCCAGCGGCATGCTCGCACCCACACAG GGGACAAACGCTTTGAGTGCGCCCAGTGTCAGAAGCGCTTCATGAGGAGTGACCACCTCACCAAGCATTACAAGACCCACCTGGTCACGAAGAACTTGTAA
- the SP2 gene encoding transcription factor Sp2 isoform X2 yields the protein MAATAAVSPSDYLQPATSNTQDSQPSPLALLAATCSKIGPPAVEAAVTPPAPPQPTPRKLVPIKPAPLPLSPSKNSFGILSSKGNILQIQGSQLSASYPGGQLVFAIQNPTMINKGTRSNSNIQYQAVPQIQASSSQTIQVQPNLTNQIQIIPGTNQAIITPSPSSHKPVPIKPAPIQKSSTTTTPVQSGANVVKLTGGGGNVTLTLPVNNLVNTSDTGAPTQLLTESPPTPLSKTNKKARKKSLPASQPPVAVAEQVETVLIETTADNIIQAGNNLLIVQSPGGGQPAVVQQVQVVPPKAEQQQVVQIPQQALRVVQAASATLPTVPQKPSQNFQIQAAEPTPTQVYIRTPSGEVQTVLVQDSPPASAAATSNTTCSSPASRASHVSGTSKKHSAAILRKERPLPKIAPAGSIISLNAAQLAAAAQAMQTININGVQVQGVPVTITNTGGEDGPCGQGGQQQLTVQNVSGNNLTISGLSPTQIQLQMEQALAGETQPGEKRRRMACTCPNCKDGEKRSGEQGKKKHVCHIPDCGKTFRKTSLLRAHVRLHTGERPFVCNWFFCGKRFTRSDELQRHARTHTGDKRFECAQCQKRFMRSDHLTKHYKTHLVTKNL from the exons ATGGCTGCTACTGCCGCTGTCAGTCCCAGTGACTACCTGCAGCCTGCCACCTCTAACACCCAG GACTCCCAGCCATCTCCCTTAGCCCTGCTTGCTGCAACATGTAGCAAAATTGGCCCCCCAGCAGTTGAAGCTGCTGTGACACCTCCTGCTCCCCCGCAACCCACACCGCGGAAACTTGTCCCTATCAAACCTGCCCCTCTCCCACTCAGCCCCAGCAAGAATAGCTTTGGAATCTTGTCCTCCAAAGGAAATATACTTCAGATTCAAGGGTCACAACTGAGCGCCTCCTATCCTGGAGGGCAGCTGGTGTTCGCTATCCAGAATCCCACCATGATCAACAAAGGGACCCGATCAAATTCCAATATCCAGTACCAGGCTGTCCCTCAGATTCAGGCAAGCAGTTCCCAAACCATCCAAGTGCAGCCCAATCTCACCAACCAGATCCAGATCATCCCTGGCACCAACCAAGCCATCATCACCCCCTCACCGTCCAGTCACAAGCCTGTACCCATCAAGCCAGCCCCCATCCAGAAGTCGAGTACGACCACCACCCCAGTGCAGAGCGGGGCCAATGTGGTGAAGTTGACAGGTGGAGGCGGCAACGTGACGCTCACTCTGCCCGTCAACAACCTCGTGAACACCAGTGACACTGGGGCGCCCACTCAGCTCCTCACTGAAAGCCCCCCAACCCCGCTGTCTAAGACTAACAAGAAAGCAAGGAAGAAGAGCCTTCCTGCATCCCAGCCCCCTGTGGCTGTGGCTGAGCAGGTGGAGACAGTGCTGATTGAGACTACCGCTGACAACATCATCCAGGCAGGAAACAACCTGCTCATTGTTCAGAGCCCTGGTGGGGGCCAGCCAGCTGTGGTCCAGCAGGTCCAGGTGGTACCCCCCAAGGCTGAGCAGCAGCAGGTGGTGCAGATCCCCCAGCAGGCTCTGCGGGTGGTACAGGCGGCATCTGCCaccctccccactgtcccccaGAAGCCCTCCCAGAACTTTCAGATCCAGGCAGCTGAGCCAACACCTACTCAG GTCTACATCCGTACGCCTTCTGGTGAGGTGCAGACAGTCCTTGTCCAGGACAGCCCCCCAGCATCAGCTGCGGCAACCTCTAACACCACCTGTAGCAGTCCTGCATCCCGTGCTTCCCATGTCAGTGGGACCAGCAAAAAGCACTCAGCTGCAATTCTCCGAAAAGAACGTCCCCTGCCAAAGATTGCCCCCGCTGGGAGCATCATCAGCCTGAATGCAGCCCAGTTGGCAGCAGCTGCCCAGGCAATGCAGACCATCAACATTAACGGTGTCCAGGTCCAGGGCGTGCCTGTCACTATCACCAACACAGGCGGTGAGGATGGCCCCTGTGGCCAGGGCG GGCAGCAGCAGCTGACAGTGCAGAATGTTTCTGGAAACAACCTGACCATCAGTGGGCTGAGCCCCACCCAGATCCAGCTGCAAATGGAACAAGCCCTGGCCGGAGAGACCCAGCCCGGGGAAAAGCGGCGCCGCATGGCCTGCACGTGTCCCAACTGCAAGGATGGGGAGAAGAG GTCTGGAGAGCAGGGCAAGAAGAAGCATGTGTGCCATATCCCCGACTGTGGCAAGACGTTCCGTAAGACATCCTTGCTGCGTGCCCACGTGCGCCTGCACACTGGTGAGCGGCCCTTTGTCTGCAACTGGTTCTTCTGTGGGAAGAGGTTCACACGGAGTGACGAGCTCCAGCGGCATGCTCGCACCCACACAG GGGACAAACGCTTTGAGTGCGCCCAGTGTCAGAAGCGCTTCATGAGGAGTGACCACCTCACCAAGCATTACAAGACCCACCTGGTCACGAAGAACTTGTAA
- the SP2 gene encoding transcription factor Sp2 isoform X1: protein MSDSQTSMAATAAVSPSDYLQPATSNTQDSQPSPLALLAATCSKIGPPAVEAAVTPPAPPQPTPRKLVPIKPAPLPLSPSKNSFGILSSKGNILQIQGSQLSASYPGGQLVFAIQNPTMINKGTRSNSNIQYQAVPQIQASSSQTIQVQPNLTNQIQIIPGTNQAIITPSPSSHKPVPIKPAPIQKSSTTTTPVQSGANVVKLTGGGGNVTLTLPVNNLVNTSDTGAPTQLLTESPPTPLSKTNKKARKKSLPASQPPVAVAEQVETVLIETTADNIIQAGNNLLIVQSPGGGQPAVVQQVQVVPPKAEQQQVVQIPQQALRVVQAASATLPTVPQKPSQNFQIQAAEPTPTQVYIRTPSGEVQTVLVQDSPPASAAATSNTTCSSPASRASHVSGTSKKHSAAILRKERPLPKIAPAGSIISLNAAQLAAAAQAMQTININGVQVQGVPVTITNTGGEDGPCGQGGQQQLTVQNVSGNNLTISGLSPTQIQLQMEQALAGETQPGEKRRRMACTCPNCKDGEKRSGEQGKKKHVCHIPDCGKTFRKTSLLRAHVRLHTGERPFVCNWFFCGKRFTRSDELQRHARTHTGDKRFECAQCQKRFMRSDHLTKHYKTHLVTKNL, encoded by the exons ATTCACAGACCAGCATGGCTGCTACTGCCGCTGTCAGTCCCAGTGACTACCTGCAGCCTGCCACCTCTAACACCCAG GACTCCCAGCCATCTCCCTTAGCCCTGCTTGCTGCAACATGTAGCAAAATTGGCCCCCCAGCAGTTGAAGCTGCTGTGACACCTCCTGCTCCCCCGCAACCCACACCGCGGAAACTTGTCCCTATCAAACCTGCCCCTCTCCCACTCAGCCCCAGCAAGAATAGCTTTGGAATCTTGTCCTCCAAAGGAAATATACTTCAGATTCAAGGGTCACAACTGAGCGCCTCCTATCCTGGAGGGCAGCTGGTGTTCGCTATCCAGAATCCCACCATGATCAACAAAGGGACCCGATCAAATTCCAATATCCAGTACCAGGCTGTCCCTCAGATTCAGGCAAGCAGTTCCCAAACCATCCAAGTGCAGCCCAATCTCACCAACCAGATCCAGATCATCCCTGGCACCAACCAAGCCATCATCACCCCCTCACCGTCCAGTCACAAGCCTGTACCCATCAAGCCAGCCCCCATCCAGAAGTCGAGTACGACCACCACCCCAGTGCAGAGCGGGGCCAATGTGGTGAAGTTGACAGGTGGAGGCGGCAACGTGACGCTCACTCTGCCCGTCAACAACCTCGTGAACACCAGTGACACTGGGGCGCCCACTCAGCTCCTCACTGAAAGCCCCCCAACCCCGCTGTCTAAGACTAACAAGAAAGCAAGGAAGAAGAGCCTTCCTGCATCCCAGCCCCCTGTGGCTGTGGCTGAGCAGGTGGAGACAGTGCTGATTGAGACTACCGCTGACAACATCATCCAGGCAGGAAACAACCTGCTCATTGTTCAGAGCCCTGGTGGGGGCCAGCCAGCTGTGGTCCAGCAGGTCCAGGTGGTACCCCCCAAGGCTGAGCAGCAGCAGGTGGTGCAGATCCCCCAGCAGGCTCTGCGGGTGGTACAGGCGGCATCTGCCaccctccccactgtcccccaGAAGCCCTCCCAGAACTTTCAGATCCAGGCAGCTGAGCCAACACCTACTCAG GTCTACATCCGTACGCCTTCTGGTGAGGTGCAGACAGTCCTTGTCCAGGACAGCCCCCCAGCATCAGCTGCGGCAACCTCTAACACCACCTGTAGCAGTCCTGCATCCCGTGCTTCCCATGTCAGTGGGACCAGCAAAAAGCACTCAGCTGCAATTCTCCGAAAAGAACGTCCCCTGCCAAAGATTGCCCCCGCTGGGAGCATCATCAGCCTGAATGCAGCCCAGTTGGCAGCAGCTGCCCAGGCAATGCAGACCATCAACATTAACGGTGTCCAGGTCCAGGGCGTGCCTGTCACTATCACCAACACAGGCGGTGAGGATGGCCCCTGTGGCCAGGGCG GGCAGCAGCAGCTGACAGTGCAGAATGTTTCTGGAAACAACCTGACCATCAGTGGGCTGAGCCCCACCCAGATCCAGCTGCAAATGGAACAAGCCCTGGCCGGAGAGACCCAGCCCGGGGAAAAGCGGCGCCGCATGGCCTGCACGTGTCCCAACTGCAAGGATGGGGAGAAGAG GTCTGGAGAGCAGGGCAAGAAGAAGCATGTGTGCCATATCCCCGACTGTGGCAAGACGTTCCGTAAGACATCCTTGCTGCGTGCCCACGTGCGCCTGCACACTGGTGAGCGGCCCTTTGTCTGCAACTGGTTCTTCTGTGGGAAGAGGTTCACACGGAGTGACGAGCTCCAGCGGCATGCTCGCACCCACACAG GGGACAAACGCTTTGAGTGCGCCCAGTGTCAGAAGCGCTTCATGAGGAGTGACCACCTCACCAAGCATTACAAGACCCACCTGGTCACGAAGAACTTGTAA
- the SP2 gene encoding transcription factor Sp2 isoform X3 gives MSDSQTSMAATAAVSPSDYLQPATSNTQDSQPSPLALLAATCSKIGPPAVEAAVTPPAPPQPTPRKLVPIKPAPLPLSPSKNSFGILSSKGNILQIQGSQLSASYPGGQLVFAIQNPTMINKGTRSNSNIQYQAVPQIQASSSQTIQVQPNLTNQIQIIPGTNQAIITPSPSSHKPVPIKPAPIQKSSTTTTPVQSGANVVKLTGGGGNVTLTLPVNNLVNTSDTGAPTQLLTESPPTPLSKTNKKARKKSLPASQPPVAVAEQVETVLIETTADNIIQAGNNLLIVQSPGGGQPAVVQQVQVVPPKAEQQQVVQIPQQALRVVQAASATLPTVPQKPSQNFQIQAAEPTPTQVYIRTPSGEVQTVLVQDSPPASAAATSNTTCSSPASRASHVSGTSKKHSAAILRKERPLPKIAPAGSIISLNAAQLAAAAQAMQTININGVQVQGVPVTITNTGGQQQLTVQNVSGNNLTISGLSPTQIQLQMEQALAGETQPGEKRRRMACTCPNCKDGEKRSGEQGKKKHVCHIPDCGKTFRKTSLLRAHVRLHTGERPFVCNWFFCGKRFTRSDELQRHARTHTGDKRFECAQCQKRFMRSDHLTKHYKTHLVTKNL, from the exons ATTCACAGACCAGCATGGCTGCTACTGCCGCTGTCAGTCCCAGTGACTACCTGCAGCCTGCCACCTCTAACACCCAG GACTCCCAGCCATCTCCCTTAGCCCTGCTTGCTGCAACATGTAGCAAAATTGGCCCCCCAGCAGTTGAAGCTGCTGTGACACCTCCTGCTCCCCCGCAACCCACACCGCGGAAACTTGTCCCTATCAAACCTGCCCCTCTCCCACTCAGCCCCAGCAAGAATAGCTTTGGAATCTTGTCCTCCAAAGGAAATATACTTCAGATTCAAGGGTCACAACTGAGCGCCTCCTATCCTGGAGGGCAGCTGGTGTTCGCTATCCAGAATCCCACCATGATCAACAAAGGGACCCGATCAAATTCCAATATCCAGTACCAGGCTGTCCCTCAGATTCAGGCAAGCAGTTCCCAAACCATCCAAGTGCAGCCCAATCTCACCAACCAGATCCAGATCATCCCTGGCACCAACCAAGCCATCATCACCCCCTCACCGTCCAGTCACAAGCCTGTACCCATCAAGCCAGCCCCCATCCAGAAGTCGAGTACGACCACCACCCCAGTGCAGAGCGGGGCCAATGTGGTGAAGTTGACAGGTGGAGGCGGCAACGTGACGCTCACTCTGCCCGTCAACAACCTCGTGAACACCAGTGACACTGGGGCGCCCACTCAGCTCCTCACTGAAAGCCCCCCAACCCCGCTGTCTAAGACTAACAAGAAAGCAAGGAAGAAGAGCCTTCCTGCATCCCAGCCCCCTGTGGCTGTGGCTGAGCAGGTGGAGACAGTGCTGATTGAGACTACCGCTGACAACATCATCCAGGCAGGAAACAACCTGCTCATTGTTCAGAGCCCTGGTGGGGGCCAGCCAGCTGTGGTCCAGCAGGTCCAGGTGGTACCCCCCAAGGCTGAGCAGCAGCAGGTGGTGCAGATCCCCCAGCAGGCTCTGCGGGTGGTACAGGCGGCATCTGCCaccctccccactgtcccccaGAAGCCCTCCCAGAACTTTCAGATCCAGGCAGCTGAGCCAACACCTACTCAG GTCTACATCCGTACGCCTTCTGGTGAGGTGCAGACAGTCCTTGTCCAGGACAGCCCCCCAGCATCAGCTGCGGCAACCTCTAACACCACCTGTAGCAGTCCTGCATCCCGTGCTTCCCATGTCAGTGGGACCAGCAAAAAGCACTCAGCTGCAATTCTCCGAAAAGAACGTCCCCTGCCAAAGATTGCCCCCGCTGGGAGCATCATCAGCCTGAATGCAGCCCAGTTGGCAGCAGCTGCCCAGGCAATGCAGACCATCAACATTAACGGTGTCCAGGTCCAGGGCGTGCCTGTCACTATCACCAACACAGGCG GGCAGCAGCAGCTGACAGTGCAGAATGTTTCTGGAAACAACCTGACCATCAGTGGGCTGAGCCCCACCCAGATCCAGCTGCAAATGGAACAAGCCCTGGCCGGAGAGACCCAGCCCGGGGAAAAGCGGCGCCGCATGGCCTGCACGTGTCCCAACTGCAAGGATGGGGAGAAGAG GTCTGGAGAGCAGGGCAAGAAGAAGCATGTGTGCCATATCCCCGACTGTGGCAAGACGTTCCGTAAGACATCCTTGCTGCGTGCCCACGTGCGCCTGCACACTGGTGAGCGGCCCTTTGTCTGCAACTGGTTCTTCTGTGGGAAGAGGTTCACACGGAGTGACGAGCTCCAGCGGCATGCTCGCACCCACACAG GGGACAAACGCTTTGAGTGCGCCCAGTGTCAGAAGCGCTTCATGAGGAGTGACCACCTCACCAAGCATTACAAGACCCACCTGGTCACGAAGAACTTGTAA